A genome region from Neptunomonas japonica JAMM 1380 includes the following:
- a CDS encoding acyltransferase family protein, whose translation MTKNNRFEELDVFRGLAALSVVLFHYTTRYEQVYQHTTPTAFSIPWGHLGVQFFFIISGFVIFMTLEKCQSWKDFSVSRLSRLYPAYWAAVLLTFTLGYLSPLPNQSLTFSQLIVNLTMLQAFFYVPAVDGVYWSLAWELNFYFVMLFLFLTSRLKNINFIAPLWLSAMITTYYLLNANIDVPWRIQTFFVLQFTHLFIAGIYFYKWKEEGFSLYKLIILLSCLAAELITGDVISSAFCTSFFILFALAINDRLSFIKQKPLIWLGSISYTLYLVHQMIGFKIIYTLNENGLPSTVSILIALTTCLLIASTISKHIEKPIMLSIRKYTK comes from the coding sequence ATGACAAAAAATAATAGATTTGAAGAATTAGATGTATTTAGAGGCCTAGCGGCGCTGAGTGTTGTCTTATTCCACTATACAACAAGATATGAGCAAGTATACCAACATACAACTCCCACGGCCTTCTCAATACCCTGGGGGCATTTAGGCGTGCAATTCTTTTTCATAATCTCGGGCTTTGTAATATTCATGACATTAGAAAAATGCCAGTCCTGGAAAGACTTTAGTGTTTCACGTCTTTCAAGACTCTATCCGGCCTACTGGGCTGCTGTATTACTCACATTTACACTAGGCTATCTCTCTCCCCTACCAAATCAAAGCCTGACTTTTTCACAGCTCATAGTGAACTTAACGATGCTCCAAGCATTCTTCTATGTTCCAGCAGTAGATGGTGTTTACTGGAGTTTAGCATGGGAGTTAAATTTCTATTTCGTTATGTTATTTTTGTTCTTAACTTCTAGATTGAAAAACATAAATTTTATAGCACCACTATGGCTTAGCGCCATGATTACTACTTACTATTTACTAAACGCTAACATTGATGTGCCTTGGCGTATACAAACATTTTTTGTTTTGCAATTCACCCACTTATTTATTGCTGGAATTTATTTTTATAAATGGAAGGAAGAAGGCTTCTCTTTATACAAATTGATAATTTTACTATCCTGCTTAGCAGCAGAACTCATTACAGGCGATGTGATCAGCAGTGCATTTTGTACTTCATTCTTTATATTGTTTGCACTTGCGATCAATGATAGGTTAAGTTTTATAAAACAGAAGCCTCTGATATGGCTCGGAAGCATCTCGTATACACTTTATTTAGTACACCAGATGATTGGTTTTAAAATAATTTATACACTTAATGAAAACGGCTTGCCCAGTACGGTTAGCATATTAATAGCACTAACAACGTGCCTATTAATAGCTAGCACTATCAGTAAGCACATTGAAAAGCCTATCATGTTGAGCATTCGAAAATACACAAAATAA